From the genome of Candidatus Lokiarchaeota archaeon:
CTCTTGCAATGATGGCACATATCAGCGTGACTCCGCACCATCTATCCGTGTATTTATCAATTTCACCACCGGGTTTCTGCATCTCGGGTGGGGAAACAAAACCCGGTATTTTTGTTCCCTGAACGCTTGGCGGGTACTTCCATTTCCCAGTTCCATATTCTATCAATCCTGCTCCCGCAATGTCAATCAAATGGGGTTGGTCGTTTTCATCCACTAAGATATTACGGGGTACAAGATCAGCGTGTACAATTCGAAGCTGCTCAATGAAGCTCAGACCTTCGAGAACCCTATCAGCCATCATACAGCGTATTTGATAGTCTCTGTGTTCTTCATGATTAAGGCACTGTCCCTCAACCCAGTTGAAAACTAGAACATGAAGGTCATCACTATGCTCGAGGTTGAGATCAGATGGTTCTGCTGTTCCAAAGCCAATGGGAAGAGTTCTCAATAGAACACTCTTGGGAATACTTCTTCTTCTATCAGCCCCTCCCACTAATAGGGCTCTTTGACGCATTTCCAGAAGTCGCTTCAGGGCCGAATCATCATAATGAAATTTCAATGCGAAGTTCTGCCAGCGATATACAATGCCCTGTCCTCCCCCATCAACATACTCCATCTCATCGGGATCTATAAACACCTCACTGCCCACGAACTCATAATGAGATTCAGCATTATTCAGATTTCGTGGTCCAATGACAACTCGAATCAATGCCTTCCCTCTAATATGGTTGGTAAAACTCATATTCATATTCTTTTTCAGGCTTAACTCAATCCATGCATACAACACACGCTGATTTGTCCTTCCATCTGCCTTCTTCTCTTCTCGTTGGTTTGCCTCAATATCAAATAGCAAGGTTATACCGCTTCATGTGAACAAAACCTGAGCAAAACATCCGAAGCGTCTCTAGGGAAGCTGTAGATTCAGCTGCAAGACTGATTTCCGGAACTCATTCCGAAATATACCAAGTTCGATTATGTTTCTACCATCGGATCCGGTAGCTCAAGTCCCTTGTGACCCTCATCCTCGAAAATCAGCTTCGCTGCATCCATGAGAGATTTCTCTATACCTGCGATGTTATTGTTTGTCGCAACGATGAGATTAGCTTTCTCAATGATTCCTTCATCGTTGCAGACGTAGTTGTGCAGGAGAGTTCCTCGTGGGGCTTCAACAACGCCAACACCCTCTCCGGCATTCGCTTCAACATCAGCCAGTTTGACATCTTCGCTAACGATTTCTGGATCCTCAAGCAGTTTCTTGATCCACTCGGCTGCTTGCACCATCTCTATGACGCGTGCATAGTGATAGGCAAAGGTATGATGTGATGGCCGGCCAACAAGCTCTCGCATCTCCTCTAATGCTTCCTGTGCCATTGGTGTGGCCATCTTATCAGCAACGTTGCATCGAGCAAGAGAGTTGGCCCGCCATATACCCTCCGGATAACCAGCTGCCTTGTAGTAGATGTGAGTAGCATAGGAGTGATCCGAAACATGCTCACCATAATACTCGTCGTAATTTCTTGGTTCGAACTCTTCGACGATTTCGCCTTCCGGATCCATAACCCGAATCAAACCGTCATAGATGTCGAGTTCGCCATCATTGGCTAGACCCAGGTAATAGGTCGGAGTAACAGCCACTTTCGTTATCACGTCAAGGTAGTCATTGACAACAGTCTTGGCGAGGTCTACTGTCTTCTGAATGTTTTCGAACATCTCATCAGTTTTTGAAAGCCAGTGGTCTCGCTGTTCCTCGGTAATGGGACTCATCATCCCTCCAGGAATTGCTGTTGTTGGATGAATAGCTTTTGCTCCAACAGTCTTGCAGAGTTCCTGACCGAACTCCATCAGTTTGATAGCTTGCGTCGCAACACCCGGCAAGTGCTTGAGGACAGCAGCAACATTCCGAACAGCCGGATCTGCAAATGGCCCAAACACAAAGTCGGGGGCAGCAAGTGCATAGAAATGAATAGCATGTGAAGAAAGCTGTTTTGCTTCTATGAGGAGCCTTCTAAGTTTGATAGCAGCAGGGGGTGGTGTAACATCCCATGCATCTTCTACAGTCTTTACTGACGCAAGATGATGGGGAATCGGACAGATACCACATATCCGAGGCGCGATGCGAACAGCCTCTTCCATTGGGCGTCCTTCGAGGAACTTCTCGAAGAATCTCGTGCTGCTTACATTGAACTGTACATCTTTGACTTCGTTGTTAGGTCCTAGTTTGATGGTCAATGATCCATGGCCTTCAAGCCTGGTAACAGGATCGATTCGTATTGTTCGTTCGTCAGTCATTGGTCGTTCGCCTCCTCTCGCTTGATTCTCATACTTCCCAAATGGCTCGTTGGATAGGAGAATCGCCAAAATGTTCCAAGCGGATCCTTCACTTGCTCAAGAATTTCTTCAGGTTCGATTGGTGCATAGCTTCCAAGCATAGATATTCCTGCCGCACCCTGGTCATCATGAATCGGTGGCGGAGGTCCAAAACAGCCTCTACAAGGAGCACCTTTGTTCACACATTGTCCTTCACAAAGTCCCCAGGTAGCAGAACCCAAGCAAATGTATCCTTGTTCTAAAAGGCACCTATCCGGGTCGGCTTTCCCCTGGTAAGGTCGCAACACTTCAGGTATTGGAGTATCTTCTTTCTCCCTATCGCAGTAGTGGCAAACGGTATGAGGTGGTAATTCAATATCCTCACCCTTCAAGAGAGCGGTAAGTGCTTTCAAAATTAAGTCAGAAGTGGGCGGACAGCCAGGAAGGTAGATATCGAAATCAACGTAATCCTTGTTTGGTTTTACAACATCTGTTATTGGCGGGAGATTTTCCGTAGGTACTTCTCCGCCCTTCACAGTCTTGTTGTTGCGGAATTTCACATCGTAGCATTCCTCTATGTCCGAGAAGTTAGCCATTCCAGGAATACCACCGAATGTGCTACAAGAACCGAATGAAATCAGGGTCTTGCATTTATCTCTCATCACTTTCAATAGATGAACGTCTTCCTCAGTTCTAGCCATTCCTTCGTAGAGACCAATATCGATTGAGCCGTCAGGATATTCTTCCAGATGTTCATGTTTGAAG
Proteins encoded in this window:
- a CDS encoding protein kinase, producing the protein MLFDIEANQREEKKADGRTNQRVLYAWIELSLKKNMNMSFTNHIRGKALIRVVIGPRNLNNAESHYEFVGSEVFIDPDEMEYVDGGGQGIVYRWQNFALKFHYDDSALKRLLEMRQRALLVGGADRRRSIPKSVLLRTLPIGFGTAEPSDLNLEHSDDLHVLVFNWVEGQCLNHEEHRDYQIRCMMADRVLEGLSFIEQLRIVHADLVPRNILVDENDQPHLIDIAGAGLIEYGTGKWKYPPSVQGTKIPGFVSPPEMQKPGGEIDKYTDRWCGVTLICAIIAR
- a CDS encoding Ni/Fe hydrogenase subunit alpha yields the protein MTDERTIRIDPVTRLEGHGSLTIKLGPNNEVKDVQFNVSSTRFFEKFLEGRPMEEAVRIAPRICGICPIPHHLASVKTVEDAWDVTPPPAAIKLRRLLIEAKQLSSHAIHFYALAAPDFVFGPFADPAVRNVAAVLKHLPGVATQAIKLMEFGQELCKTVGAKAIHPTTAIPGGMMSPITEEQRDHWLSKTDEMFENIQKTVDLAKTVVNDYLDVITKVAVTPTYYLGLANDGELDIYDGLIRVMDPEGEIVEEFEPRNYDEYYGEHVSDHSYATHIYYKAAGYPEGIWRANSLARCNVADKMATPMAQEALEEMRELVGRPSHHTFAYHYARVIEMVQAAEWIKKLLEDPEIVSEDVKLADVEANAGEGVGVVEAPRGTLLHNYVCNDEGIIEKANLIVATNNNIAGIEKSLMDAAKLIFEDEGHKGLELPDPMVET
- a CDS encoding F420-nonreducing hydrogenase, translating into MPDKVSVAMGQGSSCWGCFQSLVDIHMNLADVLPQLDIKFWAAVADFKHEHLEEYPDGSIDIGLYEGMARTEEDVHLLKVMRDKCKTLISFGSCSTFGGIPGMANFSDIEECYDVKFRNNKTVKGGEVPTENLPPITDVVKPNKDYVDFDIYLPGCPPTSDLILKALTALLKGEDIELPPHTVCHYCDREKEDTPIPEVLRPYQGKADPDRCLLEQGYICLGSATWGLCEGQCVNKGAPCRGCFGPPPPIHDDQGAAGISMLGSYAPIEPEEILEQVKDPLGTFWRFSYPTSHLGSMRIKREEANDQ